The following are encoded together in the Vespa velutina chromosome 3, iVesVel2.1, whole genome shotgun sequence genome:
- the LOC124947587 gene encoding zinc finger protein 16-like, translated as MAYNPHNVKYPSEIHDHPQPNMTGYTYPTHPPQHVQQTDENRNENNCGNKETCPQISHQSSSTQTIQKVDAATMTDPLQIDFRLTSEYLARCSSTLGLPYVTKYEDNSNNSSHNCQEVRPKLEFEVEPQHINGMLVYHCPECAYRFEDRETLHEHLEDHRQRPHICDICGASLKRKEHLDRHKQGHNKDRPYQCNMCCKAFKRNEHLARHMIIHSGSKNQICTECGKAFYRKDHLKKHLQSHNSSRNKILNSSQNNQNGQSTNEEGLSSFAMMMRQAGPPPFSILRT; from the exons ATGGCTTATAATCCACATAATGTGAAATATCCATCTGAAATACACGACCATCCGCAACCAAATATGACAGGATATACTTATCCTACACATCCGCCACAGCATGTGCAACAAACggatgaaaatagaaatgaaaataattgtggAAATAAGGAGACGTGTCCTCAAATTTCGCATCAATCTTCAAGCACACAAACAATTCAAAAAGTAGATGCGGCTACAATGACAGATCCTTTGCAAATAGATTTCAGACTTACTTCTGAATATTTAGCACGTTGTTCCAGTACATTAGGTTTACCATATGTAACAAAATACGaggataatagcaataattctTCACACAATTGTCAAGAAGTTCGGCCAAAGCTTGAATTTGAAGTAGAACCACAGCACATCAATG GTATGCTGGTGTATCATTGTCCAGAATGCGCATATAGATTTGAAGATCGTGAAACATTGCATGAACATCTGGAGGATCACCGGCAGCGGCCTCATATCTGTGATATCTGTGGTGCAAGCTTGAAGCGAAAAGAACATCTTGATCGACATAAACAAGGCCATAATAAAGACAGACCTTATCAATGCAATATGTGCTGTAAAGCGTTTAAACGTAACGAGCATCTTGCACGCCACATGATTATACATTCGGGAAGCAAAAATCAAATTTGCACAGAGTGTGGTAAAGCCTTCTACAGAAAAGACCATTTGAAAAAGCATTTACAGAGTCATAACAgtagtagaaataaaattttaaatagctCACAAAATAACCAAAATGGTCAAAGTACTAACGAAGAAGGACTGAGTAGTTTTGCCATGATGATGAGGCAAGCTGGGCCACCTCCGTTTTCCATTTTGCGTACTTAG